A genomic stretch from Achromobacter spanius includes:
- a CDS encoding AAA family ATPase, which yields MHPSLLRPVQLRLLGEFDVAVGDVSGARAITYNKPKLLLALLALAQGKPYARADLADMLWPDELGNGRANLRHALFVLRRLFENVPDVWSGTNSTLALNPKVIMVDVLAVTGSAGYEALGLEERLSYDRGRLLEYSELPESAAFSSWHTSWQSRIEREISECRKTLLTRLGQQGRQAEAMEHAKQWVQTHPEDEGAHRQLIRLLLDSGNRDAAMLAFRDCVSLMRDRFDTEPSEETRALMENIVPPAELGGVTLREQRHYRPLAVLAVTVSADDPTLQPEQTLHGMQMARRHLQDLARKEGGQVLLGLASNMAIVFGHPVLTERPAHAAARLACAIRDLALPPGMRVGMGLHADIALVHADERPDGGALVTQEAMRLSYLAEAGEILIGSAVRERLMDQFAVRREKRHGRELCLLDAQLEAAAVHRMFGRVREFDSLVRMWARLPMAQPPTAMMVRGEPGIGKSLLAGVTAEYVRRTGGEVCVLACYEGHSETPFHPVREHLLQRLSLEWGTVDSAEPGSADLPTRSVDILCKRAGLDPSLRSALKRVLFPENSRGEAGAPVSGHTPHGALVDALAAILAHHEKGEGPRLLIWEDLHWADRSSLSLIEALMRRTVRGPMMLLTTAREEFVRTWEAHDLRLSHLDRQAMGELVAHRSRGQRLAPALRARIVDGAEGVPLYAEEMVRQVALGTDIGVTPVIADLVASRLSALDNAARHLIQFAAVAGRLDDALLARAALAAGLNRRDIPRLLGELHRHGLIDDGIPANFRHELIRTAIYRSLAPQERQRQHEQVAQYLMSQDPRTNAPEPAHIALHLDHARHADAAHWWCLAMRDALAQSAVGEAQALSERALGALPLIADADLRRKAELDCQLLRGTLFTAIKGGGARETSQAYVRTAKLRVSDDSPHIQFRQMWGDWVVALCTRPHAESVQFAERIHRHAELTADGLHLGWAQYAYGDSRLWMGDAANAERWLRSSVVTLSSQSDHSLRFACCGADGASLAKAMLGLALTLQGRDAEGLACARAALESADALDHLASRVLCLSLVVRLHWLRGDDDATREAAARMSFLTGQADFSIWKELALGWTGWVNARNGDRSAVADIERAAAACGKDLPVMQSTMELMLAQAHLAWNQTDAATAAIERAGGLIEKFGTESLRGEYLRLLGDTWEKRGDGVRAVACWRQALTESRRLGLSMSARKAESRIWDGAPQAA from the coding sequence ATGCATCCCAGCCTGCTGAGGCCCGTGCAACTACGTCTGTTGGGCGAATTCGATGTCGCCGTGGGGGACGTTAGTGGTGCGCGCGCCATCACTTACAACAAACCGAAGCTATTGCTCGCATTGCTCGCGCTTGCGCAAGGCAAGCCATACGCACGGGCGGATCTGGCCGACATGCTGTGGCCGGATGAATTGGGCAATGGGCGCGCCAACCTCCGGCACGCCTTGTTCGTGCTGCGGCGCTTGTTCGAAAACGTGCCGGATGTGTGGTCGGGCACGAACAGCACCCTGGCGCTCAATCCCAAAGTCATCATGGTGGACGTCCTGGCCGTTACCGGCAGTGCCGGCTACGAGGCGCTTGGCCTGGAAGAGCGCTTGTCCTATGACAGGGGCCGACTGCTGGAATATTCGGAGCTACCCGAAAGCGCGGCGTTCAGCAGCTGGCACACCAGTTGGCAATCGCGTATCGAGCGCGAGATCTCGGAATGCCGCAAGACATTGTTGACGCGCCTGGGCCAGCAGGGCAGGCAGGCCGAGGCGATGGAGCATGCCAAGCAATGGGTGCAGACCCATCCCGAGGATGAAGGCGCGCATCGCCAACTGATACGCCTGCTGCTGGACAGCGGCAATCGCGATGCCGCCATGTTGGCTTTCCGCGATTGCGTCAGCCTGATGCGCGATCGCTTCGACACCGAGCCCTCGGAAGAAACCCGCGCGCTTATGGAAAACATCGTGCCGCCGGCGGAGCTGGGCGGCGTGACCTTGCGCGAGCAAAGGCACTACCGCCCGCTGGCGGTGCTGGCCGTGACCGTATCGGCCGACGACCCCACCCTGCAGCCCGAGCAAACGCTGCATGGCATGCAGATGGCACGCAGGCACCTGCAGGATCTGGCGCGCAAGGAAGGGGGGCAGGTGCTGCTCGGCCTGGCCAGCAATATGGCGATCGTTTTTGGCCACCCGGTTCTGACCGAGCGGCCCGCGCACGCCGCTGCCCGGCTGGCGTGCGCCATTCGCGACCTGGCCTTGCCGCCGGGCATGCGTGTCGGCATGGGCTTGCACGCGGATATCGCGCTGGTGCACGCCGACGAGCGGCCGGACGGTGGCGCGCTCGTCACGCAAGAGGCCATGCGGCTTAGCTACCTTGCCGAGGCGGGCGAGATACTGATCGGGTCGGCAGTTCGTGAACGCCTGATGGATCAGTTCGCCGTGCGTCGTGAAAAGCGGCATGGGCGCGAGCTGTGCTTGCTGGACGCGCAGCTCGAGGCCGCGGCGGTGCATCGCATGTTCGGCCGGGTGCGTGAATTCGACAGCCTGGTGCGCATGTGGGCGCGCCTGCCCATGGCGCAACCGCCGACGGCCATGATGGTGCGTGGCGAGCCCGGCATAGGCAAGTCGCTGCTTGCCGGCGTGACGGCCGAATATGTGCGCCGCACGGGCGGCGAAGTGTGCGTGCTTGCGTGTTACGAAGGCCATAGCGAAACGCCTTTCCATCCGGTGCGCGAGCATTTGCTGCAACGCCTGTCGCTGGAATGGGGCACGGTCGATAGCGCCGAACCGGGGTCGGCCGACCTGCCGACGCGCTCGGTCGATATTCTGTGCAAGCGCGCGGGGCTGGATCCCAGCTTGCGGTCAGCACTCAAGCGGGTGCTGTTTCCCGAGAATAGCCGCGGCGAAGCCGGCGCCCCGGTGTCAGGCCACACTCCGCACGGCGCGCTGGTCGATGCGTTGGCCGCCATCCTGGCGCATCACGAAAAGGGCGAAGGGCCGCGCCTGCTCATATGGGAAGACCTGCATTGGGCGGATCGCTCCAGCCTGTCTCTGATCGAGGCCTTGATGCGCCGGACCGTACGCGGGCCGATGATGCTCCTGACCACGGCGCGCGAAGAATTCGTGCGCACGTGGGAAGCCCACGATCTGCGCCTTAGCCACCTGGACCGCCAAGCCATGGGGGAACTTGTTGCCCACCGCTCGCGGGGGCAGCGCCTGGCGCCCGCGCTGCGCGCCAGGATCGTTGACGGCGCCGAGGGGGTTCCCTTGTACGCGGAAGAAATGGTGCGTCAGGTCGCGCTTGGCACCGATATCGGGGTCACTCCCGTCATTGCCGACCTGGTCGCGTCGCGGCTGTCCGCGCTGGATAACGCGGCGCGCCACCTGATCCAGTTCGCCGCCGTGGCCGGCCGCCTGGACGATGCCTTGCTCGCCCGCGCGGCCCTGGCCGCCGGATTGAACCGGCGCGACATTCCGCGCTTGCTGGGTGAATTGCACCGCCACGGTCTGATCGACGACGGCATCCCGGCCAACTTCCGCCATGAACTGATCCGCACCGCCATTTACCGATCTCTTGCTCCGCAAGAGCGCCAGCGCCAGCATGAGCAGGTTGCGCAGTACCTGATGAGCCAGGATCCGCGCACCAATGCGCCGGAGCCCGCGCATATCGCCCTGCACCTTGATCATGCGCGGCACGCGGATGCCGCGCATTGGTGGTGCCTGGCCATGCGCGACGCGTTGGCGCAGTCGGCCGTGGGGGAAGCGCAGGCCTTGAGCGAGCGCGCGCTGGGCGCGCTGCCGCTGATCGCGGACGCGGATCTGCGCCGCAAGGCCGAACTCGACTGCCAACTCTTGCGGGGGACCTTGTTCACGGCGATCAAGGGCGGGGGCGCGCGCGAAACCTCGCAGGCCTATGTTCGTACCGCCAAATTGCGCGTCAGCGACGATAGCCCGCATATCCAGTTCCGCCAGATGTGGGGCGACTGGGTCGTGGCGCTGTGCACGCGCCCGCATGCGGAAAGCGTGCAATTCGCCGAACGCATACACCGCCACGCCGAGCTGACAGCCGATGGACTGCACCTGGGCTGGGCGCAATACGCCTACGGCGACAGTCGTCTGTGGATGGGCGATGCCGCCAATGCGGAGCGTTGGCTGCGCTCATCCGTTGTGACGCTAAGCAGCCAGTCGGATCACAGCCTGCGCTTCGCCTGCTGTGGCGCGGACGGCGCCAGCCTGGCCAAGGCGATGCTGGGCCTGGCCTTGACGCTTCAGGGGCGCGACGCGGAAGGGCTGGCCTGCGCGCGGGCCGCCCTGGAAAGCGCCGATGCGCTGGACCACCTGGCCAGTCGCGTGCTGTGCCTTAGCCTGGTGGTCAGGCTGCATTGGCTACGGGGCGACGACGACGCGACGCGCGAGGCGGCGGCTCGCATGTCATTCCTGACCGGGCAAGCAGACTTTTCCATCTGGAAGGAACTTGCCCTGGGCTGGACCGGATGGGTGAATGCCCGCAATGGCGACAGGTCGGCCGTAGCCGACATCGAGCGCGCGGCCGCGGCATGCGGCAAGGACCTGCCGGTCATGCAGTCCACGATGGAACTGATGCTGGCGCAGGCGCACCTGGCCTGGAACCAGACGGACGCGGCCACGGCGGCCATTGAACGCGCCGGGGGGCTGATCGAGAAGTTCGGCACCGAGTCCCTGCGCGGCGAATACCTTCGTTTGCTGGGTGATACCTGGGAAAAACGGGGCGATGGCGTGCGGGCCGTGGCGTGCTGGCGGCAAGCCTTGACGGAAAGCCGCCGCCTGGGCCTGTCCATGTCGGCCAGGAAGGCGGAATCCCGAATATGGGACGGTGCACCACAGGCGGCCTAG
- the tssA gene encoding type VI secretion system protein TssA: MSAVLFDRDVGQHPIQADHPAGVSPRDGEAYAALKAHIDQLTDIHASTAVDWTSVVALANGILKQEGKDLAVGTWLVAGLLETAGLTGLGEGIRVLRDLVSTYWDDMSPAVTRMRGRRNQIQWLLDHLNERLQAGRDSYPAMPAAAHAAMLEDWEALDSEWQRHDDEAPAFYGLRSALRNLPVEAPPQPEPVVEAAPQEAEGVAPANAPATAPASLRSVAPPVASVATPPAAGADPGAAADAALTGLRPLVDWYLQTQPTLPLLFRLNRVCAWATLEQTPPAQGGVTLLMPPPLQIVSSFEQIAQTGEPQAVVQFAESHLNTHRYWLDLNRASHAALTRLGAADAAACVGFETGRLIARLPQLAGMKFNDGQPFADAQTLAWLESFTSAGEGASARHDDADDLQSLATAAEADAAAGRLGDALERLQEAARRTEGLRKRFRLRLAQCSLLHRFDDRADIRALMSPLIDELDAHRLQQWEPELARQALALAAAVELRYGAEDAGPSHPLLAKLASLDCRAAWQLSQSTAAA; the protein is encoded by the coding sequence GTGTCTGCAGTGCTTTTCGACCGCGATGTAGGGCAGCACCCCATACAGGCCGACCACCCCGCCGGCGTGAGCCCGCGCGACGGTGAAGCATACGCGGCATTGAAGGCGCACATCGACCAGTTGACCGACATCCACGCAAGCACCGCCGTGGACTGGACCTCGGTGGTCGCGCTGGCCAACGGCATTCTCAAGCAGGAAGGCAAGGATCTGGCGGTAGGCACCTGGCTCGTCGCCGGCCTGCTTGAAACGGCAGGCCTGACAGGCCTGGGCGAAGGCATCCGTGTCTTGCGCGACCTGGTCTCGACCTACTGGGACGACATGTCGCCCGCCGTCACCCGCATGCGCGGCCGACGCAATCAGATCCAGTGGCTGCTGGACCATTTGAACGAACGCCTGCAGGCGGGGCGCGACAGCTACCCCGCAATGCCGGCCGCCGCGCACGCGGCCATGCTTGAAGATTGGGAAGCGCTGGACAGCGAATGGCAGCGTCACGATGACGAAGCCCCTGCCTTCTACGGCTTGCGTTCCGCCCTGCGGAATTTGCCGGTCGAGGCGCCTCCGCAACCTGAACCCGTCGTTGAGGCCGCGCCGCAAGAAGCCGAGGGCGTCGCCCCCGCGAACGCACCCGCCACCGCGCCCGCGTCCCTCCGATCCGTTGCGCCGCCGGTCGCCAGCGTCGCGACGCCCCCTGCCGCGGGCGCCGACCCGGGCGCCGCCGCCGATGCGGCACTGACGGGCCTGCGCCCGCTGGTCGACTGGTATCTGCAGACGCAGCCCACGCTGCCCTTGTTGTTCCGCCTGAATCGTGTGTGCGCCTGGGCCACGCTGGAACAGACACCGCCCGCGCAAGGCGGCGTCACCTTGCTGATGCCGCCGCCCTTGCAGATCGTGAGCAGCTTCGAGCAGATCGCGCAGACCGGCGAACCGCAGGCCGTCGTGCAGTTCGCGGAGTCGCACCTGAACACACATCGCTATTGGCTGGACCTGAACCGCGCAAGCCATGCCGCGCTGACCCGCCTGGGCGCCGCCGATGCCGCGGCCTGCGTCGGGTTCGAGACTGGCCGCCTGATCGCCCGCCTGCCCCAACTGGCCGGCATGAAATTCAATGACGGCCAGCCTTTCGCTGACGCCCAGACGCTTGCCTGGCTGGAGAGCTTCACCAGTGCTGGTGAAGGCGCATCCGCCAGGCACGATGACGCCGACGACCTGCAATCGCTTGCCACGGCCGCCGAGGCCGATGCGGCTGCCGGACGCCTGGGCGATGCCCTCGAACGCCTGCAAGAGGCAGCGCGCCGCACGGAAGGGCTGCGCAAGCGCTTTCGCCTGCGGCTCGCGCAATGCTCGCTGCTGCACCGCTTCGACGACCGTGCGGATATCCGCGCGCTGATGTCCCCCCTGATTGATGAACTCGACGCCCACCGCCTGCAGCAATGGGAGCCGGAGCTTGCCCGGCAAGCCCTTGCCCTGGCGGCGGCCGTCGAACTGCGATACGGCGCGGAAGACGCCGGGCCCTCCCATCCCTTGCTGGCCAAACTGGCCAGCCTGGATTGCCGGGCCGCTTGGCAACTTTCGCAGTCAACCGCCGCCGCCTGA
- the tssB gene encoding type VI secretion system contractile sheath small subunit, translated as MANEGSVAPKERVNIVYKPATGDAQEQVELPLKQLVLGDFTLQETETPLDERKPIQVDKDNFNDVLKAQGLNLTLSVPNRLAEGESDEAIPVSLKFENLRDFEPDALVGQVPELRQLIELREALKALKGPLGNLPEFRKKLQALIQDEGARERLLGELGVQESDAESGKAKE; from the coding sequence ATGGCCAATGAAGGATCAGTAGCCCCCAAGGAACGCGTCAATATCGTCTACAAGCCGGCCACCGGCGACGCACAGGAACAAGTCGAACTGCCGCTCAAGCAATTGGTGCTGGGCGACTTCACGTTGCAGGAAACCGAAACCCCGCTGGACGAGCGCAAGCCCATCCAGGTGGACAAGGACAACTTCAACGATGTGCTCAAGGCGCAGGGCCTGAACCTGACGCTGTCGGTGCCGAACCGCCTCGCCGAAGGCGAGTCCGACGAGGCGATTCCCGTATCGCTCAAGTTCGAGAACCTGCGCGACTTCGAGCCTGATGCGTTGGTGGGCCAGGTGCCCGAACTGCGCCAGTTGATCGAACTGCGCGAAGCCCTGAAGGCGTTGAAGGGTCCGCTGGGCAATCTGCCCGAATTCCGCAAGAAATTGCAGGCATTGATCCAGGACGAAGGAGCCCGCGAACGGCTTCTGGGCGAACTGGGCGTACAGGAATCCGACGCTGAGTCGGGCAAGGCCAAGGAGTAA
- the tssC gene encoding type VI secretion system contractile sheath large subunit — translation MSQESPQQQEGAQGAAQEGGSLIDQLIESTRVKPGDEAYSITRQGLEAFVAELLEPSRSQEKVSQGLIDEMIAGLDRKLCRQVDAIMHNEQFQKLESSWRSLKFLIDRTDFRENNRIEILNVSKQALLEDFEDASDITRSGLYKAVYTAEYGQFGGEPFGTIIGNYAFSPGGQDVKLLQSIASVAAMAHTPFIASAGPQFFGMDSFADLPNLKDLSAVFEGPQYTKWNAFRQTEDARFVGLTMPNFLLRVPYGDDTVPSKKFRYNEDVSGGNKDFLWGNAAFTFASRLSDSFAQYRWCANIIGPQGGGTVGDLPVYNYEAMGETQSKIPTEVLISERREFELAEQGFIALTMRKNTDNAAFFSANSVQKPKFFGNNKEGKDAELNYKLGTQLPYIFIVSRLAHYIKVIQRENIGTWKEKTDLESELNNWIRQYVADMDNPAPGVRSRRPLRQAEITVSDVEGDPGWYRVGLKVRPHFKYMGASFTLSLVGKLEKS, via the coding sequence ATGAGCCAGGAATCCCCGCAACAGCAAGAAGGCGCGCAAGGCGCGGCACAAGAAGGCGGTTCGCTGATTGATCAGCTGATCGAATCGACCCGCGTCAAGCCGGGCGACGAAGCCTATTCGATTACGCGCCAGGGCCTGGAGGCCTTCGTTGCCGAATTGCTGGAGCCCAGCCGCTCGCAGGAAAAGGTCAGCCAGGGCCTGATCGACGAGATGATCGCCGGACTGGACCGCAAGCTGTGCCGCCAGGTCGACGCCATCATGCACAACGAGCAATTCCAGAAGCTGGAATCCTCGTGGCGCTCGTTGAAGTTCCTGATTGATCGCACGGACTTCCGCGAGAACAACCGTATCGAGATCCTGAACGTTTCCAAGCAGGCGCTGCTGGAAGATTTCGAGGATGCCTCCGACATCACGCGTTCCGGTCTGTACAAGGCGGTCTACACCGCCGAATACGGCCAGTTCGGCGGCGAGCCTTTCGGCACCATCATCGGCAACTACGCCTTCAGCCCCGGCGGCCAGGACGTCAAGCTGCTGCAATCGATCGCCAGCGTCGCCGCCATGGCGCACACGCCGTTCATTGCTTCGGCCGGCCCGCAGTTCTTCGGCATGGATTCGTTTGCCGACCTGCCGAACCTGAAGGATCTTTCGGCTGTCTTCGAAGGCCCGCAATACACCAAGTGGAATGCCTTCCGCCAGACGGAAGACGCGCGCTTCGTGGGCCTGACCATGCCCAACTTCCTGCTGCGCGTGCCCTACGGCGACGATACCGTGCCCAGCAAGAAGTTCCGCTACAACGAAGACGTGTCGGGCGGGAACAAGGATTTCCTGTGGGGCAACGCGGCGTTCACCTTCGCCAGCCGCCTGTCGGACAGCTTCGCGCAGTACCGCTGGTGCGCCAACATCATCGGCCCCCAAGGCGGCGGCACGGTGGGCGACCTGCCGGTCTACAACTACGAGGCCATGGGTGAAACCCAGAGCAAGATCCCGACCGAAGTGCTGATTTCGGAACGCCGGGAATTCGAGCTGGCCGAGCAGGGATTCATCGCGCTGACCATGCGCAAGAACACCGACAACGCGGCGTTCTTCTCGGCCAACTCGGTGCAGAAACCCAAGTTCTTCGGCAACAACAAGGAAGGCAAGGACGCGGAGCTTAACTACAAGCTGGGCACGCAACTGCCCTACATCTTCATCGTCAGCCGCCTTGCGCATTACATCAAGGTAATCCAGCGCGAAAACATCGGTACCTGGAAGGAAAAGACCGACCTGGAATCGGAGTTGAACAACTGGATTCGCCAATACGTGGCCGATATGGACAACCCGGCGCCGGGCGTGCGTAGCCGCCGTCCGCTGCGTCAGGCGGAAATCACGGTATCGGACGTGGAGGGAGATCCCGGCTGGTATCGCGTGGGCCTGAAGGTTCGTCCCCATTTCAAGTACATGGGTGCGTCTTTCACGCTATCGCTGGTGGGCAAACTCGAAAAGAGCTAA
- a CDS encoding Hcp family type VI secretion system effector, giving the protein MAMPCYLTLEGQNQGKIEGSCEISGHQGKILVQAVEHKIEIPKNPQSGLPSGKRQHLGLTFVKEIDKSSPKIYQALCSGEQLKDVTLEFYRISPKGTEEKYYTIQLTNAVVVGTRLWVPNCLQPDNRQLGHMEDVELTYEKIVWTWEPDGIESEDSWLAPKA; this is encoded by the coding sequence ATGGCCATGCCGTGCTACCTCACGCTTGAAGGACAGAACCAGGGCAAGATCGAAGGATCCTGCGAAATCAGCGGGCATCAGGGAAAGATCCTGGTGCAAGCGGTCGAGCACAAGATCGAGATCCCCAAGAACCCGCAGTCCGGCCTGCCCTCGGGCAAGCGCCAGCATCTGGGCCTGACCTTCGTCAAGGAAATCGATAAGTCCTCGCCGAAGATCTACCAGGCGCTGTGCTCGGGCGAACAGCTCAAGGACGTCACGCTGGAGTTCTACCGTATCAGCCCCAAGGGCACGGAAGAGAAGTACTACACCATCCAGCTGACCAACGCGGTGGTCGTCGGTACCCGCCTGTGGGTGCCGAACTGCCTGCAACCCGACAATCGCCAACTGGGTCACATGGAAGATGTGGAGCTGACCTACGAGAAGATCGTCTGGACGTGGGAACCCGACGGCATCGAGTCCGAAGACTCCTGGCTCGCGCCGAAGGCGTAA
- the tssE gene encoding type VI secretion system baseplate subunit TssE, giving the protein MREHRLLERIASLGSDVERSHITRAEVLVDSILDHLRRILNTRQGSVPIDLSFGVPDFTNLAGSFSSGTTTQMIEDIGRMIQRYEPRLRQPQITFTNTQDEVLSLGFAISGFIAVDDREIPVRLASHVASNGKVSLRRQ; this is encoded by the coding sequence ATGCGAGAACACCGCCTGCTTGAACGCATCGCCAGCCTGGGTTCGGACGTTGAACGTTCGCACATCACGCGGGCGGAGGTTCTCGTCGACTCGATCCTGGACCACTTGCGCCGCATCCTGAACACGCGTCAGGGCAGCGTGCCGATCGACCTGTCGTTTGGTGTGCCCGACTTCACCAATCTGGCGGGCTCCTTCAGCAGCGGCACGACCACGCAGATGATCGAGGACATAGGCCGCATGATCCAGCGTTACGAACCCCGTCTGCGCCAGCCGCAGATCACTTTCACCAATACGCAGGACGAAGTCCTTTCCCTGGGCTTCGCCATTTCAGGCTTCATCGCGGTGGACGACCGCGAAATTCCCGTGCGGCTGGCGTCGCACGTGGCGTCCAACGGCAAAGTTTCACTGCGAAGGCAATAA
- the tssF gene encoding type VI secretion system baseplate subunit TssF, with product MLNRYYEQELGYLRTLAAEFAASNPALAPLLGADSASDPDVERLLEGVAFMTGLIRHRLDDDFPEFIQNLAQLLFPHMLRPLPCMTIMRYEPRSTLEGPVTIPAGTEFASVPVDGQRTIFRASFPVTLEPVELKSAQWEGGGTRPRSLRLQFTMSGPAAADWKGDRVRMFLGDAPADAARLFLLLQRYVREVRVSAENGPITVLPPSSIEPAGLRPDLELLPWPPGAHPAWRVLHEYFALPEKLLFLDFTGLSTWTARGAAKGFSIQLVFDQVPDWAPAVGPSSFIMNATPAANLFSQDAHPIRVDHLQPDYRIHPVARTSKAAERIFSVDAVSARGADGAEREYHPFSAFRGGDQASYNISIRPSALHRGYDHYLSLPYTEGGVPQMQTLSTRLTCTHGDLPEGLRLGDICEPTDNSPPRVGFRNIHGVTPHCPPVIDSALLWRVLSHLNANHLALASEGQLRDLLSLYVPPRQVDAQRNAAARRSIESITSVSVESARRIVRGMPVQGSEVRIECRGDHFPGPGSLFLFGTVLDEFLAGTIALNTFSALTLVDTVNGETLTWPAKIGRYRLL from the coding sequence ATGTTGAACCGCTACTACGAACAGGAACTGGGCTATTTGCGCACGCTTGCGGCTGAATTCGCCGCGAGCAACCCCGCGCTGGCGCCGCTCCTGGGCGCGGATAGCGCAAGCGACCCCGACGTCGAGCGTCTGCTCGAGGGCGTCGCCTTCATGACCGGCCTGATTCGGCATCGCCTGGATGACGACTTCCCCGAATTCATTCAGAACCTGGCGCAATTGCTGTTTCCGCATATGTTGCGGCCCTTGCCCTGCATGACGATCATGCGCTACGAGCCGCGCTCGACACTGGAAGGCCCTGTCACGATTCCCGCGGGCACGGAATTCGCCTCGGTGCCCGTGGACGGACAGCGCACGATTTTCCGCGCCTCGTTTCCCGTCACGCTTGAACCCGTTGAACTGAAGTCCGCGCAGTGGGAAGGCGGCGGCACGCGGCCGCGCTCGCTGCGCCTGCAATTCACCATGTCAGGACCCGCCGCGGCCGACTGGAAAGGCGACCGGGTACGCATGTTCCTGGGAGACGCCCCGGCAGATGCCGCGCGGCTGTTCCTGCTGCTGCAACGCTACGTGCGCGAGGTGCGCGTCAGCGCCGAGAACGGCCCCATCACCGTGCTGCCGCCGTCCAGCATCGAGCCCGCGGGCCTGCGCCCCGATCTTGAGCTGCTGCCGTGGCCGCCCGGCGCGCACCCGGCCTGGCGCGTGCTGCACGAATACTTCGCCCTGCCGGAGAAGCTGCTGTTCCTGGATTTCACAGGCCTGTCGACATGGACCGCGCGCGGCGCCGCGAAAGGCTTTTCGATACAGCTTGTGTTCGACCAGGTGCCGGACTGGGCGCCCGCGGTCGGCCCGTCCAGCTTCATCATGAACGCGACGCCGGCCGCCAACCTGTTCAGCCAGGATGCGCACCCGATCAGGGTGGACCACCTGCAGCCGGACTACCGCATCCATCCCGTTGCCCGCACCAGCAAGGCCGCCGAGCGGATTTTTTCCGTCGATGCCGTCAGCGCGCGCGGCGCCGATGGCGCCGAGCGTGAATACCATCCCTTCTCCGCTTTCCGTGGCGGCGACCAGGCCTCGTACAACATCAGCATCCGGCCTTCCGCCCTGCATCGCGGCTACGACCACTACCTGAGCCTGCCCTACACCGAAGGCGGCGTGCCGCAGATGCAAACGCTTTCCACGCGGCTAACCTGCACCCACGGCGACCTGCCCGAAGGCCTGCGCCTGGGCGATATCTGCGAGCCCACGGACAACTCGCCCCCCCGCGTGGGGTTTCGCAACATCCATGGCGTGACGCCGCATTGCCCGCCAGTCATCGACAGCGCCTTGCTATGGCGCGTGCTGTCGCACCTGAACGCCAACCATCTGGCGCTCGCCAGTGAAGGACAACTGCGCGATCTGCTGTCGCTCTACGTGCCACCACGCCAGGTGGACGCGCAGCGCAACGCGGCGGCGCGCCGCAGCATCGAATCCATTACCAGCGTAAGCGTCGAGTCGGCACGCCGCATCGTGCGCGGCATGCCGGTGCAAGGCAGCGAAGTGCGCATCGAATGCCGGGGTGATCATTTCCCCGGGCCCGGCAGCCTGTTCCTGTTCGGCACGGTGCTGGACGAATTCCTGGCCGGCACCATCGCCCTGAACACCTTCAGCGCCCTGACGCTGGTGGATACCGTCAACGGAGAGACCCTGACATGGCCCGCCAAGATCGGCCGCTATCGCCTGCTGTAG